The following proteins are encoded in a genomic region of Rhodothermales bacterium:
- a CDS encoding peptidoglycan DD-metalloendopeptidase family protein — protein MRTTVPLSIVIFALFVVIGAGAASAQSRQDTEKRLRALQDQMTLDVIRLSETEELEKASLQTLNDIERQIAVRTELIATNELLLSQIEQSRDSIAASMRVLEKELDYHRKIYQERAVHAYKYGRLHDVALILAARSINQMLIRVRYLSRFADDRKSRFSEIKKASDAIEARRNEIAENEKKAQELIVQYRTEAENMKSLRAKRNEVISELRSQRSSIQKDLEQKQREEQQLQSLVRNIITTESNRRAAAPPVDEATAAANAELSGAFSANKGKIPWPAEGVVTEPFGQIVNPLYGTVTNNPGILVSTTASAQVTAVFDGEVSEIYPMPEYGRIITISHGEYTSLYGNLSLLYVEAGTVVKAGQLIGRAGTESEPKGNAVFFAIFRNGAEIDPQTWLRRR, from the coding sequence GTGCGAACGACCGTACCGTTATCGATCGTGATTTTCGCCCTTTTTGTGGTGATCGGCGCCGGCGCCGCTTCGGCGCAGTCTCGGCAGGACACCGAAAAACGTCTCCGCGCCCTGCAGGATCAGATGACGCTGGACGTCATCCGTCTCTCCGAAACCGAAGAGCTTGAAAAAGCCTCGCTGCAGACGCTCAACGACATCGAGCGCCAGATCGCGGTGCGCACCGAGCTGATCGCCACGAACGAGTTACTACTGAGCCAGATCGAACAATCGCGCGATTCCATCGCGGCCTCGATGCGCGTACTCGAGAAGGAGCTGGATTATCATCGAAAGATTTACCAGGAGCGCGCGGTGCACGCTTACAAGTACGGCCGGCTACACGATGTCGCCCTCATCCTCGCCGCCCGATCCATCAACCAGATGTTGATCCGCGTGCGTTACCTTTCGCGCTTCGCGGACGACCGTAAGAGCCGGTTCTCTGAAATAAAAAAAGCCAGCGATGCCATCGAAGCGCGTCGGAATGAGATCGCCGAGAACGAAAAAAAGGCGCAGGAGCTGATCGTGCAGTACCGCACCGAGGCGGAGAATATGAAATCCCTCCGCGCCAAGCGAAACGAAGTAATCTCGGAACTACGCAGCCAGCGCTCGAGCATCCAGAAGGACCTCGAACAGAAGCAGCGGGAGGAGCAGCAGCTGCAATCGCTCGTCCGCAACATCATCACGACCGAGAGCAACCGCCGGGCCGCCGCTCCTCCGGTCGATGAGGCGACGGCCGCCGCCAATGCCGAGTTGTCGGGCGCGTTTTCGGCTAACAAGGGGAAAATTCCCTGGCCGGCCGAGGGGGTGGTCACCGAGCCCTTCGGCCAGATCGTCAACCCGCTTTATGGCACCGTCACCAACAATCCCGGCATCCTCGTCTCCACGACAGCGTCGGCTCAGGTCACGGCTGTATTCGACGGTGAAGTCTCCGAAATCTACCCGATGCCCGAATACGGTCGCATTATCACCATCAGCCACGGCGAATACACCAGTCTGTACGGCAACCTCTCGCTGCTGTATGTCGAAGCCGGCACCGTCGTGAAGGCCGGGCAACTGATCGGGCGCGCCGGCACGGAATCCGAACCCAAGGGCAACGCCGTCTTTTTCGCCATCTTCAGAAACGGCGCGGAGATCGACCCGCAGACCTGGCTCAGAAGGCGGTAG
- a CDS encoding polymer-forming cytoskeletal protein has translation MVSLLGTSARFVGGNLKLCHDVRIDGDVESDLEVDGRAIISKTGKVSGRIVATNLIVAGEIHGNIEVHETLVLKESARVYGSIEAQDIVTEKGARGEMTIKIGNKTPLNAEPVDSFEEVGMQTFGRERSSEAELFVMGDIGNPMAKMKPVWKSGVRIVETNAAEKVLPDDSDDAVRGRFW, from the coding sequence ATGGTTTCCCTCCTGGGAACGAGCGCCAGGTTTGTGGGCGGCAACCTGAAACTGTGCCACGACGTCCGGATCGACGGCGACGTCGAATCCGACCTTGAGGTTGATGGTCGCGCCATCATATCGAAGACGGGCAAGGTGAGTGGCCGGATCGTGGCGACGAACCTCATCGTCGCCGGCGAGATCCACGGCAACATCGAGGTGCACGAAACGCTCGTCCTCAAGGAATCCGCCCGCGTGTACGGTTCGATCGAGGCGCAAGACATCGTCACCGAAAAAGGCGCACGAGGCGAAATGACCATCAAGATCGGCAATAAGACGCCACTCAACGCTGAACCCGTCGATAGCTTTGAGGAAGTGGGCATGCAGACCTTTGGCCGGGAGCGCAGCTCGGAAGCGGAACTCTTCGTGATGGGCGATATCGGCAATCCGATGGCGAAGATGAAGCCGGTCTGGAAAAGCGGCGTTCGGATCGTGGAAACGAACGCCGCCGAAAAAGTGTTGCCGGACGATAGCGACGACGCCGTCCGCGGCCGCTTCTGGTAG
- a CDS encoding DUF4292 domain-containing protein, which yields MPSATPLPIFLLLALVAGLALAGCSGPRSAAIEPAASGFPYHSLDQIQTALADALPATIHSYRAETALSVRSPAQSGSFSANIVHRENDSLLISVSPGFGIVAVRALITPDSVFVHDRINRELTYGSILEVGQFLPLPTDPAGLYQAMLGLLAPELTIAWVLSNAGGLYILKTPDGRRSYTIDPAAWRVVRYEERNGEGGLLEERTFSEFERYTDGYLPRRLTFRRPEDDTAASLYYRKLTLNPPDLRFDFSVTGSVRRIPMH from the coding sequence ATGCCGTCTGCGACTCCCCTGCCCATTTTCCTCCTTCTGGCGCTCGTCGCTGGCCTGGCCCTCGCCGGATGCAGCGGTCCCCGCTCGGCGGCGATCGAGCCAGCGGCGAGCGGGTTCCCCTACCACTCGCTCGACCAGATCCAGACCGCCCTCGCCGACGCCCTGCCGGCCACCATCCACTCCTACCGCGCCGAAACCGCCCTCTCCGTCCGTTCCCCGGCTCAGAGCGGCTCGTTTTCGGCCAACATCGTCCACCGAGAAAACGATAGCCTGCTCATCTCCGTGAGCCCCGGCTTCGGCATCGTGGCGGTGCGCGCGCTGATCACGCCGGACAGTGTGTTTGTGCACGACCGTATCAATCGCGAGCTGACCTATGGATCGATCCTCGAAGTGGGCCAGTTTCTGCCCCTTCCCACGGATCCGGCCGGCCTCTACCAGGCCATGCTCGGGCTCCTCGCACCCGAGTTGACCATCGCGTGGGTGCTATCCAACGCCGGAGGCCTATACATCCTGAAGACGCCCGACGGACGGCGCTCGTATACGATCGACCCCGCCGCATGGCGCGTTGTCCGTTATGAAGAACGCAACGGAGAAGGAGGCCTGCTCGAGGAGAGAACATTTTCAGAGTTCGAGCGCTACACAGACGGGTATCTTCCCCGCCGGCTCACCTTCCGCCGGCCCGAGGACGATACGGCTGCCTCTCTATATTACCGCAAATTGACACTGAATCCACCGGACTTGCGCTTCGATTTCAGCGTCACCGGCAGCGTACGCCGCATACCCATGCACTAA
- a CDS encoding tetratricopeptide repeat protein — translation MSLSLSLIVGTPSLFAQDESDREGRIRAEQLLVRGMTRAYLGEHTEALQLYQQALPLARGDAAIHAAIAASYEATSQYASAITFAEQAITLAPEQHAYYTQLANLFLLAGNREGARSTLERLLVVDPANLDALFELAYVQHIDGDFSGAIATYRLIETHTGPALDIKFRQLQLYQKMGDHSGAEATLREMITLEPENVTLYQRLSEAYLSNEQPAEARHMLETALEFEPANVDLIVALATEYRKEGQGERADSLMQRTLSDDSSTAEQRLLQARYLYNESRRDSAFVQPARALLERITRLDTPTEEAWLMLGEIQIASGALRAGGESIYQALTLNPRSQGQWSRSAWAFLEGGMAERSAEVAEEALMLFPGDIELLRISGLALLELDRNEEAVDRLAEAIELTRRDAVEAPMASDLYAALGMLYGRLGHIESADAHYEQAIEVNPNNVMALNNYAYSLAVRGDQLKKAQRYAEHAVATSPGSPSFVDTLAWVYFASGDYEGARALLEQALRLRGAGPAVHEHYGDVLHKLGRHPEARSAWEKALQMDPANTSLESKLSQ, via the coding sequence ATGTCACTCAGTCTGTCACTCATCGTTGGCACGCCGAGCCTCTTCGCGCAGGACGAATCGGATCGCGAAGGCCGCATCCGGGCCGAACAATTGCTCGTGCGCGGGATGACGCGGGCGTACCTCGGCGAACACACCGAGGCCCTCCAGCTGTACCAGCAAGCCCTCCCCCTTGCCAGAGGCGACGCGGCCATCCATGCGGCTATAGCGGCTTCCTATGAGGCGACGAGCCAATATGCCTCCGCGATCACCTTTGCCGAGCAGGCCATCACGCTCGCTCCAGAGCAACACGCCTATTATACCCAACTCGCCAATCTCTTTTTGCTCGCCGGCAACCGGGAGGGCGCCCGAAGCACCCTTGAACGTCTGCTGGTGGTAGACCCGGCCAATCTGGACGCCCTGTTTGAATTGGCCTATGTGCAACACATCGACGGTGATTTCTCCGGCGCGATTGCAACGTACAGACTTATTGAAACCCATACAGGGCCGGCGCTGGACATAAAATTCCGCCAACTCCAGCTGTATCAGAAGATGGGCGACCATAGCGGGGCGGAGGCCACGTTGCGGGAGATGATCACGCTCGAGCCTGAAAATGTGACGCTGTATCAACGGCTGAGCGAAGCGTATCTGAGTAACGAGCAGCCCGCCGAAGCGCGTCACATGCTGGAAACGGCGCTGGAGTTTGAGCCGGCGAACGTGGACCTGATCGTTGCGCTGGCTACCGAGTACCGCAAGGAGGGCCAGGGCGAACGCGCCGATTCGCTCATGCAGCGTACCTTGTCGGACGACAGCAGCACCGCCGAGCAACGACTGTTGCAGGCGCGTTATCTGTATAATGAATCCCGGCGAGACTCCGCCTTTGTACAGCCGGCGCGTGCGCTCCTGGAGCGCATCACTCGGCTCGACACGCCAACCGAAGAAGCCTGGCTGATGCTGGGCGAAATACAGATTGCCTCGGGCGCTTTACGCGCCGGCGGCGAGTCGATTTACCAGGCGTTGACGCTCAACCCGCGTTCGCAGGGCCAATGGTCTCGCTCCGCCTGGGCGTTTCTTGAGGGTGGGATGGCCGAGCGTTCGGCCGAAGTGGCTGAAGAAGCGCTAATGCTTTTCCCAGGAGACATCGAACTGCTCAGAATTTCCGGTCTGGCGCTCCTGGAATTAGACCGCAACGAAGAAGCGGTCGACCGCCTTGCCGAGGCCATCGAGTTGACACGTCGCGATGCCGTCGAGGCCCCCATGGCAAGCGACCTCTATGCCGCGCTCGGTATGCTTTATGGGCGTCTGGGCCATATCGAAAGCGCCGATGCGCACTACGAACAGGCGATCGAGGTCAACCCGAACAATGTCATGGCGCTAAACAATTACGCCTACAGCCTCGCGGTTCGCGGCGATCAATTAAAGAAAGCGCAACGGTATGCGGAACACGCCGTGGCAACTTCTCCCGGCAGCCCATCGTTTGTGGACACCCTGGCCTGGGTGTATTTCGCCTCGGGCGACTACGAAGGCGCGCGCGCATTGCTTGAACAGGCGCTGAGGCTTCGTGGCGCCGGCCCTGCCGTCCACGAGCACTATGGCGATGTGCTGCACAAGCTCGGCCGGCACCCAGAAGCCCGGTCCGCCTGGGAAAAGGCGCTCCAGATGGACCCGGCCAACACGTCGCTCGAATCCAAACTGAGCCAATAA
- a CDS encoding alkaline phosphatase family protein yields MTTPAYILFIFVDGIGLGPANASTNPFAARTYHGMEALAGGQPLTMEAGSISELNHVFHGIDATLGMDGLPQSGTGQATLFTGRNAAQLAGQHYGPYPPIATHASIAEANLFRQLSTQRALPIDRLAFANAYPPPFFSYAESRNRWTVTTRCCRDAGVRIRTMDDLRAGEALSAELTNRSLVEKLGIDCPIVSEEEAARRLVDLAQRHVFTLFEYYLTDKAGHAQDTARAEDVVRSLDRFVGTLLETVDLTRTLLILTSDHGNLEDLGTRGHTRNPVPFVALGAGASAMASVRSLMDVVPALLAIPTKAVGAAHAPAGASS; encoded by the coding sequence GTGACTACGCCCGCGTACATCCTGTTCATCTTCGTCGACGGCATCGGCCTGGGGCCGGCGAATGCGTCGACCAATCCGTTTGCCGCACGTACATACCACGGCATGGAGGCCCTTGCCGGCGGACAGCCGCTTACGATGGAGGCCGGCAGCATCAGCGAATTGAACCACGTATTCCACGGTATCGATGCCACGCTGGGGATGGACGGCCTACCCCAGAGCGGCACCGGCCAGGCTACCCTGTTCACGGGTCGAAACGCCGCGCAACTCGCCGGCCAGCATTATGGGCCGTATCCGCCCATCGCCACCCACGCGAGCATCGCCGAAGCCAACCTCTTCCGACAATTGTCGACGCAGCGTGCACTCCCAATCGACCGACTCGCCTTCGCCAATGCCTATCCGCCGCCGTTTTTTTCATATGCGGAATCGCGAAACCGGTGGACCGTCACGACGCGTTGTTGCCGGGACGCCGGCGTCCGGATCCGGACAATGGACGACCTCAGGGCCGGCGAGGCTCTATCCGCCGAATTGACTAACCGCAGTCTGGTCGAAAAATTGGGCATCGACTGCCCAATCGTTTCCGAAGAGGAGGCCGCCCGGCGGCTGGTGGATCTGGCCCAACGTCACGTGTTTACCCTTTTCGAGTATTATCTGACCGATAAGGCCGGCCATGCGCAGGACACCGCGCGCGCGGAGGACGTAGTGCGTTCGCTCGACCGCTTCGTTGGCACATTGCTTGAGACGGTGGATCTAACACGGACGCTCCTCATCCTCACGTCGGATCACGGCAACCTGGAAGACCTCGGCACCCGTGGCCATACCCGCAACCCGGTACCCTTTGTGGCGCTCGGGGCCGGTGCCTCGGCCATGGCCTCGGTGAGATCGTTGATGGATGTCGTGCCCGCGCTGCTGGCGATCCCGACGAAAGCCGTCGGGGCTGCGCATGCGCCGGCCGGCGCTTCGAGTTGA
- a CDS encoding patatin-like phospholipase family protein: protein MLDSTYQKIRTFFVPPAPPKKLALVLSGGGARGAYQAGVLKYIAEAFPETQFQIMTGISAGAINTGYLANHTGTFREAAAGLLDCWRDLVHERVIRPESTVSFIRRMMNSVDADSVAGAGDFNMSGRRGLLDPSPLRDYMMDKLNARNGLLDGVSANIAAGRLHALAVTATNYMTGQTTTFVHGSSVDRWVRPNRIAISTRMEVDHIMASAALPVIFPAVYINGAWYGDGGVRMTMPLSPAVNMGADHLMVISTRYDRSRVEADQPSVVGYPPVAQVIGILMNAIFLDVLDQDALMLRRINELITHVPRKHRRGLRPIHMLLLRPSVDIGRLAGHHHPHFSGAFRLLTRGLGSEQTKSADWMSMVLFERGYVDQLIEIGYDDARLQHDEIGDFLRIALRETTAKPSA, encoded by the coding sequence GTGCTCGACTCAACGTATCAAAAAATCCGGACGTTTTTCGTTCCCCCCGCACCGCCGAAAAAACTGGCGCTCGTGCTGAGCGGTGGGGGAGCTCGCGGCGCGTACCAGGCCGGCGTGTTAAAGTACATTGCCGAAGCGTTTCCCGAAACCCAGTTTCAGATCATGACCGGCATCTCCGCGGGCGCGATCAACACCGGATATCTCGCCAACCACACCGGGACCTTTCGGGAGGCCGCCGCCGGGCTGCTAGACTGCTGGCGGGATCTCGTGCACGAGCGGGTGATCCGGCCTGAGTCGACCGTCAGTTTCATCCGGCGCATGATGAATTCCGTAGATGCCGATTCCGTAGCCGGTGCCGGCGACTTCAACATGTCCGGCCGGCGGGGGCTGCTCGATCCTTCCCCGCTGCGCGACTACATGATGGATAAGCTCAACGCGCGCAACGGGCTGCTCGACGGCGTAAGCGCCAACATCGCCGCTGGCCGGCTCCATGCCCTTGCCGTTACGGCCACCAACTATATGACGGGGCAGACGACCACGTTTGTCCACGGCAGCTCCGTCGATCGCTGGGTACGCCCGAACCGGATCGCCATATCGACGAGGATGGAAGTGGATCATATCATGGCTTCGGCGGCGCTGCCGGTCATTTTCCCGGCGGTCTACATCAATGGCGCCTGGTACGGCGACGGGGGCGTTCGGATGACCATGCCGCTGTCGCCGGCGGTCAATATGGGGGCGGACCATCTGATGGTCATCTCCACCCGGTACGACCGGTCCCGTGTCGAGGCGGATCAGCCGTCCGTCGTGGGGTATCCTCCTGTGGCGCAGGTGATCGGGATCCTCATGAACGCCATCTTCCTGGACGTACTTGATCAGGACGCCCTGATGCTCCGGCGGATCAACGAGCTCATCACCCATGTCCCGCGCAAACACCGTCGAGGCCTTCGCCCGATCCACATGCTCCTCCTGCGGCCGTCTGTGGACATCGGAAGGTTAGCCGGCCATCACCACCCCCATTTCAGCGGTGCGTTTCGCCTCTTGACCCGCGGTCTGGGCTCGGAGCAGACGAAGAGCGCAGACTGGATGAGCATGGTCCTCTTTGAGCGCGGTTACGTCGACCAACTCATCGAGATCGGATACGATGACGCACGCCTGCAGCATGATGAAATCGGGGACTTCCTCCGCATCGCGCTACGGGAGACAACAGCGAAACCTTCCGCCTGA
- a CDS encoding DNA-processing protein DprA: MPVSPRSLLAHALERLDGVGRISAGRLLRYFESYEALTSFPREQVLTRLKSAPNGGRLVDRLFDRAEMEPILANSAAELGALTATGITPLAAGDPGWPAGIALLPAAEQPNLLYVYGATGVLRRPLVAFFGKATLRTEAFEYAQGLAVFLASRGIHPVIGAAHGFDVVLAKLSASPESPAAALMTCACGLAQIAPPVRPTVSATVRAGGALMSSFALHHPHYPHQDDDQALLMAATASAGVFLDPAPGEPAWKALEWMLATHQPVFATTDGNHALPKAVHLLASDMDQEWVAASLTLT; the protein is encoded by the coding sequence ATGCCCGTATCCCCACGCTCCTTACTCGCTCACGCGCTGGAACGCCTCGACGGTGTCGGGCGCATCAGCGCCGGCCGGTTGCTGCGCTATTTCGAGAGCTACGAGGCCCTGACTTCGTTCCCACGTGAGCAAGTGCTGACCCGTCTGAAGAGCGCCCCGAACGGAGGCCGACTGGTCGATCGTCTGTTCGATCGGGCAGAGATGGAGCCGATCCTGGCCAACTCGGCAGCCGAACTCGGCGCTCTGACGGCAACGGGCATCACGCCGCTGGCGGCTGGAGATCCCGGGTGGCCGGCCGGCATCGCTCTGCTTCCCGCGGCCGAGCAGCCCAATCTGCTGTATGTCTACGGCGCGACAGGCGTGTTGCGCCGACCGCTTGTCGCGTTTTTCGGCAAGGCCACGCTGCGTACGGAGGCGTTCGAATATGCACAGGGATTGGCTGTGTTTCTGGCCAGCCGGGGGATCCACCCCGTGATCGGGGCCGCGCACGGATTCGATGTCGTTCTCGCGAAACTGAGCGCCAGCCCCGAATCGCCGGCCGCCGCCCTGATGACCTGCGCCTGCGGCCTTGCCCAGATCGCTCCGCCGGTTCGGCCAACCGTCAGCGCCACCGTGCGCGCCGGCGGAGCGCTGATGTCCAGCTTTGCCCTGCATCATCCCCATTACCCGCACCAGGATGACGACCAGGCGCTACTGATGGCGGCGACGGCTTCCGCCGGCGTCTTTCTGGACCCCGCACCGGGCGAGCCGGCGTGGAAGGCCCTCGAGTGGATGCTGGCGACGCACCAGCCGGTCTTCGCGACGACAGACGGCAACCATGCCCTCCCTAAAGCCGTGCACCTATTGGCTTCCGACATGGATCAAGAATGGGTAGCCGCGTCGTTGACACTCACGTGA